The following are encoded in a window of Bacillus sp. es.036 genomic DNA:
- the tuf gene encoding elongation factor Tu, translating to MSKEKFDRSKPHVNIGTVGHVDHGKTTLTAAITSVLHKRSGSGTAMAYDQIDGAPEERERGITISTAHVEYETENRHYAHVDCPGHADYVKNMITGAAQMDGGILVVSAADGPMPQTREHILLSRQVGVPTLVVFLNKCDMVDDEELLELVEMEVRDLLSEYDFDGDDVPVIKGSALKALEGDADYEAKIFELMDAVDEYIPTPTRDTDKPFMMPVEDVFSITGRGTVATGRVERGQIKVGDEVEILGLAEENKKTTVTGVEMFRKLLDYAEAGDNIGALLRGVSRDDIQRGQVLVKPGTVKAHTKFQAEVYVLSKEEGGRHTPFFANYRPQFYFRTTDVTGTIALPEGVEMVMPGDNIEMTVELIAPIAIEDGTKFSIREGGRTVGAGVVATITE from the coding sequence ATGTCTAAAGAAAAATTCGACCGCTCCAAGCCCCACGTTAACATTGGTACAGTTGGACACGTTGACCATGGTAAAACTACTCTAACAGCTGCGATCACTTCAGTGCTTCACAAGCGTTCTGGTAGTGGTACTGCTATGGCTTACGACCAAATCGATGGTGCTCCTGAAGAGCGCGAACGTGGAATCACAATCTCAACTGCACACGTTGAGTACGAAACTGAAAACCGTCACTATGCACACGTTGACTGCCCAGGTCACGCTGACTATGTTAAAAACATGATCACTGGTGCTGCACAAATGGACGGAGGAATCCTAGTAGTTTCTGCTGCTGATGGCCCAATGCCACAAACTCGTGAGCACATCCTTCTTTCTCGTCAAGTTGGTGTACCTACTCTTGTTGTATTCTTGAACAAGTGTGACATGGTTGACGACGAAGAACTACTAGAACTAGTTGAAATGGAAGTACGTGATCTTCTTTCTGAATACGACTTCGATGGCGACGATGTTCCAGTAATTAAAGGTTCTGCACTTAAAGCTCTAGAAGGCGACGCTGACTACGAAGCGAAAATCTTCGAACTTATGGATGCAGTTGATGAGTATATCCCAACTCCAACACGTGACACTGACAAGCCATTCATGATGCCAGTTGAGGACGTATTCTCAATCACTGGTCGTGGTACTGTAGCAACAGGCCGTGTTGAGCGTGGACAAATCAAAGTTGGTGACGAAGTTGAAATTCTTGGTCTTGCTGAAGAGAACAAGAAGACAACAGTTACTGGTGTTGAAATGTTCCGTAAGCTTCTTGATTATGCTGAAGCTGGTGACAACATTGGTGCACTTCTTCGTGGTGTATCCCGCGATGACATTCAGCGTGGACAAGTTCTTGTTAAGCCAGGAACTGTAAAAGCTCACACTAAGTTCCAAGCTGAAGTTTACGTTCTTTCTAAAGAAGAGGGTGGACGTCACACTCCATTCTTCGCTAACTACCGTCCTCAGTTCTACTTCCGTACAACTGATGTAACTGGTACAATTGCACTTCCTGAAGGCGTTGAAATGGTTATGCCTGGAGACAACATCGAAATGACAGTTGAACTTATCGCTCCAATCGCTATCGAAGATGGAACTAAGTTCTCTATCCGTGAAGGTGGACGTACTGTAGGCGCAGGCGTTGTAGCAACAATCACTGAGTAA
- the rpsJ gene encoding 30S ribosomal protein S10, whose amino-acid sequence MAKQKIRIRLKAYDHRILDQSAEKIVETAKRSGAQVSGPIPLPTEKSVYTILRAVHKYKDSREQFEMRTHKRLIDIIEPTPQTVDSLMRLDLPSGVDIEIKL is encoded by the coding sequence ATGGCAAAGCAAAAGATTCGTATTCGTTTAAAAGCATATGATCACCGTATTCTAGATCAGTCTGCTGAGAAAATCGTAGAAACAGCAAAACGTTCAGGTGCACAAGTATCCGGACCGATCCCGTTGCCGACGGAAAAATCTGTTTACACAATTCTACGTGCTGTACACAAGTACAAAGATTCTCGTGAGCAGTTTGAAATGCGTACGCATAAGCGTCTAATTGACATCATCGAGCCTACACCACAAACGGTTGACTCGTTAATGCGTTTGGACCTACCGTCTGGCGTTGACATTGAAATTAAACTTTAA
- the rplC gene encoding 50S ribosomal protein L3 — MTKGILGRKVGMTQVFADNGDIIPVTVIEAEPNVVLQKKVVDTDGYEAIQVGFADKKKSRFNKPEEGHATKASTTPKRFVKEIRNAEGSYEIGQEVKVDIFNEGDVVDVTGTSKGKGFQGAIKRHNQSRGPMTHGSRYHRRPGSMGPIDPMRVMKGKLLPGRMGGERVTVQNLEIVKVDLERNVILVKGNVPGAKKSYVTIQSAVKAKEAK; from the coding sequence ATGACCAAAGGAATCTTAGGAAGAAAAGTAGGCATGACACAAGTCTTTGCTGACAACGGAGATATTATCCCGGTAACTGTAATTGAAGCAGAACCAAACGTTGTCCTTCAAAAGAAAGTTGTTGATACAGACGGCTATGAAGCAATCCAAGTTGGTTTTGCTGATAAGAAGAAGTCTCGCTTCAACAAGCCTGAGGAAGGCCATGCTACAAAAGCTAGCACAACACCTAAGCGCTTCGTGAAAGAAATTCGTAACGCAGAAGGTAGTTACGAAATTGGTCAGGAAGTCAAGGTTGATATCTTTAACGAAGGTGACGTAGTTGATGTAACTGGTACGTCTAAAGGGAAAGGTTTCCAGGGTGCAATCAAGCGCCACAACCAATCTCGCGGACCAATGACTCACGGTTCTCGTTATCACCGTCGTCCAGGTTCAATGGGACCTATCGATCCAATGCGTGTTATGAAAGGTAAACTTCTACCTGGTCGCATGGGTGGCGAACGTGTAACTGTACAAAACCTTGAGATCGTTAAAGTTGATTTAGAACGTAACGTAATTCTAGTAAAAGGTAACGTACCTGGAGCTAAGAAGAGCTACGTAACTATCCAAAGCGCGGTTAAAGCAAAAGAAGCTAAGTAA
- the rplD gene encoding 50S ribosomal protein L4 has protein sequence MPKVTMFNQTGAQVGDIELAEAIFGIEPNESVMYDAVIMQQASLRQGNHDVKNRSEVRGGGAKPWRQKGTGRARQGSIRSPQWVGGGVVFGPTPRSYSYKLPKKVRRLAIRSALSSKVQTEDMVIVDSISFDAPKTKEMKSVLSSLSAEKKALIVTGDYNEAVALSARNIPGVTVVTTAGLNILDVLKADKLVMTKDAVEKVEEVLA, from the coding sequence GTGCCTAAAGTAACAATGTTCAACCAAACCGGAGCACAAGTCGGCGACATCGAACTCGCTGAAGCAATCTTCGGGATCGAACCAAACGAAAGTGTTATGTATGATGCGGTTATCATGCAGCAAGCATCTTTGCGTCAAGGTAACCATGACGTGAAAAATCGTTCAGAAGTACGCGGTGGTGGAGCTAAACCATGGCGCCAAAAAGGAACAGGTCGTGCTCGTCAGGGCTCAATCCGTTCACCACAATGGGTTGGCGGTGGAGTAGTATTTGGTCCGACACCAAGAAGCTATTCTTACAAGCTACCTAAAAAAGTTCGCCGTTTGGCAATCCGTTCTGCTTTGTCTTCTAAAGTACAAACAGAGGATATGGTCATCGTGGACAGCATTTCTTTTGATGCTCCAAAAACAAAGGAAATGAAATCAGTATTATCAAGCCTATCTGCAGAGAAAAAGGCGCTTATCGTTACAGGAGACTATAACGAAGCAGTTGCATTATCTGCACGCAATATTCCTGGTGTTACTGTTGTAACTACAGCTGGACTTAACATCCTTGATGTCCTTAAAGCTGACAAACTAGTTATGACAAAAGACGCTGTGGAAAAAGTAGAGGAGGTGCTAGCGTAA
- the rplW gene encoding 50S ribosomal protein L23: MNARDIIKRPVITEATTDVMADKKYTFEVDTRANKTQIKSALEEIFGVKVAGVNTQNYMGKKKRVGRHSGFTPRRKKAIVTLTPESKELDFFEGV, encoded by the coding sequence ATGAACGCTCGTGATATCATCAAGCGCCCCGTTATTACTGAAGCTACTACAGACGTAATGGCAGACAAAAAGTATACTTTCGAAGTAGATACTCGTGCTAACAAAACTCAAATCAAGAGTGCTCTTGAAGAAATTTTCGGAGTTAAAGTTGCTGGAGTAAATACTCAGAACTATATGGGTAAAAAGAAACGTGTTGGCCGCCACAGCGGATTTACACCACGTCGCAAAAAAGCTATCGTGACGCTTACACCAGAAAGCAAAGAATTGGACTTCTTTGAAGGCGTCTAA
- the rplB gene encoding 50S ribosomal protein L2: MAIKKYKPTTNGRRGMSVSDFAEITTDQPEKSLLAPIHRKGGRNNQGRLTVRHQGGGHKRKYRIIDFKRDKDGIPGRVATIEYDPNRSANIALINYADGEKRYILAPKGIKVGTEIMSGVEADIKVGNTLPLINIPVGTTIHNIELKPGRGGQLVRSAGAEAQLLGKEGRYVLVRLRSGETRMILSTCRATIGQVGNLEHELINIGKAGRSRWLGIRPTVRGSVMNPVDHPHGGGEGRAPIGRKSPMSPWGKPTLGFKTRKKNKESDKYIVRRRKK; encoded by the coding sequence ATGGCGATTAAAAAGTATAAACCGACCACAAACGGTCGTCGTGGTATGTCAGTATCTGACTTTGCTGAAATCACAACAGACCAGCCTGAAAAATCGTTGCTTGCACCGATTCATAGAAAAGGCGGTCGTAACAACCAGGGTCGCTTGACAGTTCGTCACCAAGGTGGCGGCCATAAGCGTAAATATCGTATTATCGACTTTAAACGAGATAAAGATGGAATACCAGGCCGCGTTGCTACGATCGAATACGATCCGAACCGTTCTGCAAACATCGCTCTTATCAACTATGCTGATGGAGAGAAGCGTTACATTCTTGCTCCAAAAGGAATTAAAGTAGGAACTGAAATTATGTCTGGCGTAGAAGCTGACATTAAAGTAGGAAACACTCTTCCACTAATCAACATTCCAGTTGGTACAACAATTCATAATATTGAACTTAAGCCAGGCCGTGGCGGACAGCTTGTTCGTTCTGCTGGTGCAGAAGCTCAGCTTCTTGGTAAAGAAGGTAGATACGTACTAGTACGTCTTCGTTCTGGAGAAACTCGTATGATTCTTTCTACTTGCCGCGCTACAATCGGTCAGGTTGGAAACCTTGAACATGAGCTTATCAATATTGGTAAAGCTGGTCGTTCTCGCTGGTTGGGCATTCGTCCTACAGTTCGTGGTTCTGTAATGAACCCTGTTGATCACCCACACGGTGGTGGTGAAGGTCGTGCACCTATCGGACGTAAATCACCAATGTCACCTTGGGGCAAACCAACCCTTGGATTTAAGACTCGTAAGAAAAATAAAGAATCCGACAAGTACATCGTACGCCGTCGCAAAAAATAA
- the rpsS gene encoding 30S ribosomal protein S19, whose product MGRSLKKGPFVDDHLMKKVEDLNEKSDKKVIKTWSRRSTVFPEFIGHTFAVYDGRKHVPVYVTEDMVGHKLGEFAPTRTYRGHAADDKKTRR is encoded by the coding sequence ATGGGTCGTAGTTTGAAAAAAGGACCTTTTGTCGACGATCATTTAATGAAAAAGGTCGAAGACTTAAATGAAAAGAGCGACAAAAAAGTTATCAAAACTTGGTCTCGTCGTTCGACAGTATTCCCAGAATTTATTGGACACACTTTTGCAGTATATGATGGACGCAAGCACGTACCGGTTTATGTTACAGAAGACATGGTCGGCCATAAGCTTGGTGAATTTGCTCCAACTCGCACATATCGCGGGCACGCTGCAGATGACAAAAAAACTAGACGTTAA
- the rplV gene encoding 50S ribosomal protein L22, with amino-acid sequence MQAKAVAKHVRIAPRKARLVVDLIRGKQVGEAIAILRNTNKAASPVVEKVLNSAIANAEHNLELEPNNLTVSQVFVDEGVTMKRFRPRAMGRASRINKRTSHITVVVSEKKEG; translated from the coding sequence ATGCAAGCTAAAGCTGTTGCAAAACACGTGCGTATTGCTCCTCGTAAAGCACGCTTAGTCGTAGATCTCATTCGAGGAAAGCAAGTCGGTGAAGCTATTGCGATTTTGCGCAACACAAACAAAGCTGCTTCTCCAGTAGTTGAGAAAGTGCTTAACTCTGCGATCGCTAATGCAGAGCACAATCTTGAGCTAGAGCCGAACAATCTTACGGTTTCTCAAGTGTTTGTGGACGAAGGAGTAACAATGAAACGTTTCCGCCCACGTGCTATGGGTAGAGCTAGCCGCATCAACAAGCGCACTAGCCACATCACAGTCGTGGTATCAGAAAAGAAGGAGGGATAA